Proteins encoded together in one bacterium window:
- a CDS encoding DNA-directed RNA polymerase subunit alpha, whose amino-acid sequence MGSKGGISALKRIKKIEWEKETLTDSYGKLIAEPFEPGRGTTIGNSLRRMLLTAIEGAAITSVKIEGVLHEFSTIPGVVEDVPEIILNLKKLILKLHDSEAVKIYLNKEGEGEVTGEDFQCPPQVEILNKNLHIATMDTDGKLNMELEIAKGYGYVSAEQNKTGQESIGVICIDSFFSPVVRVAYSVEGVRVGQMTDYERLILEVWTNGVLQPHQAVAQAARLIKDQIAAFIDIKEEEDKSEEPIVDKETERLKNILKMNIEELELSVRSSNCLKAANIKILGELVKKTENDMLKTRNFGKKSLTEIKNKLATYGVSLGMKDIDHLLENNKK is encoded by the coding sequence ATGGGTAGTAAGGGCGGAATAAGTGCCTTAAAAAGGATTAAAAAAATAGAATGGGAAAAAGAAACTTTAACTGATAGCTACGGTAAATTAATTGCAGAACCATTTGAACCAGGTAGAGGAACAACTATTGGCAATAGCCTGCGAAGAATGTTATTAACCGCAATAGAAGGTGCGGCGATTACCTCGGTAAAAATAGAGGGTGTTCTTCATGAATTCTCTACTATTCCAGGGGTAGTTGAAGATGTTCCGGAGATAATTTTAAATCTGAAAAAATTGATTTTAAAATTACATGATTCTGAAGCAGTAAAAATTTACTTAAACAAAGAAGGAGAAGGAGAAGTAACGGGAGAGGATTTTCAATGTCCACCACAAGTAGAAATACTTAACAAAAATCTCCATATTGCCACAATGGATACTGATGGAAAATTAAATATGGAATTAGAAATAGCGAAAGGATACGGTTATGTATCAGCTGAACAGAATAAAACAGGACAGGAATCAATCGGAGTTATATGCATAGATTCCTTTTTTTCTCCAGTAGTTCGCGTTGCCTATTCAGTAGAAGGTGTCCGCGTAGGACAAATGACCGATTATGAACGGTTGATATTAGAAGTGTGGACAAATGGAGTTCTACAACCTCATCAAGCCGTAGCCCAGGCCGCCAGACTTATCAAAGACCAAATCGCGGCTTTTATTGATATTAAGGAGGAAGAAGACAAATCTGAAGAACCAATAGTGGATAAAGAAACTGAAAGATTAAAGAATATTTTAAAAATGAACATCGAAGAATTAGAATTATCAGTCAGGTCGTCTAATTGCCTTAAAGCCGCTAATATTAAAATATTAGGTGAATTGGTTAAAAAAACCGAAAATGATATGTTAAAAACTCGAAATTTCGGTAAAAAATCACTCACAGAAATAAAAAATAAATTAGCCACTTATGGAGTTTCATTAGG